One genomic segment of Acaryochloris marina S15 includes these proteins:
- the rppB gene encoding two-component system sensor histidine kinase RppB, whose translation MNEIKLFRQTRWRLATWYAGVMGIILALSALGVYEAIDHAHRIAADRELKSIAGRLHDNLEPTLQQPGIISDAAKRFLPNSCVGFHQCSTAIVANHSPGEVFQGGYYIRLLSPTEELLAMAGLKTQGLPMTSPTKPWQFLKDQSKIRYRQITLPLQNSNVPLWGYLQVGSSLEVSDQYLASVRLAFFIGFPLTLAFVGVASWWLAGRAMRPIHQSYQQMQQFTADAAHELRTPIAAAQATVESVLDAPHLSETETRETLKVLDRQHQRLSQLIQDLLLLTRLDRQAQTSPEQSCCLQDLVNDIAEELAALALNKQVQLQTDIQVDQPLRVNGDEAQLYRLVFNLVINAIQHTPEGGKVTLSLEKKDQQAVIQVQDTGVGITPEYQSKIFDRFYRVNSDRNRQTGGSGLGLAIAQAIAKAHRGKIQVQSRLGQGCSFRVYLPQATKYPLC comes from the coding sequence ATGAATGAGATAAAGCTATTTCGTCAGACGCGCTGGCGTTTGGCAACTTGGTATGCAGGTGTAATGGGCATCATTCTTGCCCTAAGCGCTTTGGGAGTTTATGAAGCCATTGATCATGCCCACCGGATTGCCGCAGATCGAGAATTAAAGTCCATTGCAGGCCGACTACATGACAACCTAGAACCCACGTTACAGCAGCCGGGTATTATCTCAGACGCTGCAAAGCGTTTCTTACCAAATTCTTGTGTTGGTTTCCATCAATGCTCAACGGCTATTGTTGCCAATCACTCACCTGGAGAGGTATTCCAAGGTGGCTACTACATTCGACTGCTCAGTCCTACCGAAGAACTCTTAGCCATGGCTGGACTCAAGACTCAGGGGTTGCCCATGACCTCACCGACGAAACCATGGCAATTTCTCAAGGACCAATCAAAAATCCGCTATCGCCAAATTACTCTACCGCTACAGAATTCAAATGTACCCCTATGGGGATATTTGCAAGTGGGTAGTTCTCTGGAAGTCTCTGACCAATATCTGGCGTCCGTGAGATTGGCATTTTTTATCGGTTTCCCCTTAACACTAGCTTTTGTGGGAGTGGCCAGTTGGTGGCTAGCAGGGCGGGCGATGCGCCCAATTCATCAGTCTTATCAGCAGATGCAGCAGTTCACCGCCGATGCCGCCCATGAGTTGCGGACGCCCATTGCCGCAGCACAAGCAACGGTAGAATCCGTCTTAGACGCTCCTCACCTTTCGGAAACCGAGACGCGAGAGACACTTAAAGTTCTGGATCGTCAACACCAGCGCTTGTCACAACTGATTCAAGACTTGCTGTTGCTAACGCGATTGGATCGTCAGGCCCAAACCAGCCCGGAGCAGTCCTGTTGTCTTCAAGATTTGGTGAATGATATTGCTGAAGAGTTGGCAGCTCTGGCCTTGAATAAACAGGTGCAACTCCAAACTGATATTCAGGTTGATCAGCCGCTGCGGGTTAATGGGGATGAAGCACAGTTGTACCGCCTCGTCTTCAATCTGGTGATCAATGCGATTCAGCATACTCCTGAAGGGGGCAAAGTCACACTTTCGCTAGAGAAGAAAGACCAGCAGGCGGTGATACAGGTGCAAGATACGGGAGTAGGGATTACCCCTGAATACCAATCAAAAATCTTTGACCGCTTTTATCGCGTGAATAGCGATCGCAACCGACAAACGGGCGGCTCGGGTTTGGGGCTGGCGATTGCTCAGGCGATTGCAAAAGCGCATAGAGGCAAGATCCAGGTCCAGAGCCGATTAGGTCAAGGTTGTTCTTTTCGAGTTTACCTTCCCCAGGCAACGAAGTACCCCCTATGCTAG
- a CDS encoding efflux RND transporter permease subunit, whose translation MLNALLNQILKNSIAQRWFIVAGAIAVTIWGIFSVTQMPLDVFPSFAPPQVDIQVEVIGLAPEEVETQITVPIESSVNGLPGVTTVRSSSKVGLSMVSVVFDQDADIYQARQAVTERLQQVTSQLPENTHPPEISPLVSPLGTILQYAFTVDGQGQTSMIDLRRLVDVTLRNQILSVPGVSQVTIYGGDERQEQILIDPAKLRDLNVSLNEVTTAATGANSNAPGGFLIGGGRELLVRGMGQIQSIEDLQGSVVKIQNDQPILLRDVATVQTGAALKRGDASLNGQPAVVLMINKQPAVDTPTVTKTVEDVIADLRATFPGDVQVTRTFRQANFIDLAIRNVSGSLLQGVVIVSVILLLFLMNWRTAIITLSAIPLSLLIGLLFMKAFGLGINTMTLGGLVVAIGSVVDDAIVDMENCYRGLRQNQAQGNPKPSFQVVFDTSVQVRLAVIFSTVIIVVVFAPIFSLTGVEGRIFAPMGLAYLFSILASTLVAMTLSPALCAILLANQNLPQEGTFVSRLAEQLYRPLLRLSMRVPQLILALALAALVAVAVIVPSLGRVFLPEFQETSLVNSMVLFPGISLDITNGAGNALANSLKDNPLYKWVQVRAGRSPGDADGAGVNMAHVDIELSDQALKDRDASVKQLREAFLKLPGVAPNVGGFISHRMDEVLSGVRSAIAIKIFGPDLAELRSIGEQVRDTVEPIAGIVDLQLEPQLPIRQVQIQYDRKAAAGYGLTMAQLSTVVETALNGRVVSQVPEDQQLIDITVTLPESARSSLDAISAIPLSTSTGEVISLGDVAKVGYGMGANVVNREDVSRLIVVSANVSDRDLGSVVSDIQTQIQEKVQLPKGYFIQYGGQFEAEQSATNNLLVYSILAAIAIAVLMFLSIKSLPATVAIMINLPLALVGGIVSILLTGGVMSVASLIGFITLFGVAVRNGLLLVDNYNSKFAEGLPLQKAVFHGSLERVNAILMTALTSALGMLPLAITNGAGNEILQPLAIVVLGGLFTSTALTLLVIPALYARFGRWFMPKPIRTDIKTAQAHNSASISKVID comes from the coding sequence ATGCTGAATGCACTTCTGAATCAAATTCTCAAAAATTCCATTGCTCAGCGATGGTTCATTGTCGCGGGGGCGATCGCGGTCACGATTTGGGGTATCTTCAGCGTCACCCAAATGCCACTGGATGTGTTCCCATCCTTCGCCCCGCCCCAGGTAGATATCCAGGTGGAAGTCATCGGCCTAGCCCCTGAAGAAGTGGAAACTCAGATCACCGTGCCCATTGAGAGTTCGGTCAATGGCTTGCCAGGGGTAACGACGGTGAGATCGTCCTCAAAGGTGGGTCTGTCGATGGTCAGCGTCGTGTTTGATCAAGATGCCGACATCTATCAAGCACGCCAAGCCGTGACTGAACGCTTGCAACAGGTCACCAGCCAACTCCCCGAAAATACTCATCCGCCAGAAATCTCACCGTTGGTGTCACCGTTGGGCACGATTTTGCAGTACGCCTTCACCGTTGATGGTCAAGGACAGACGTCCATGATTGATCTGCGTCGCCTGGTAGATGTCACCCTGAGAAACCAGATTCTCTCAGTCCCAGGCGTTTCCCAGGTGACGATTTATGGGGGTGATGAGCGACAGGAACAGATCCTGATTGATCCTGCAAAGCTGAGGGATCTCAACGTATCCCTCAATGAAGTCACTACTGCTGCTACCGGTGCCAATTCCAATGCGCCAGGTGGCTTCTTGATTGGAGGGGGCCGGGAACTGCTAGTGCGAGGCATGGGGCAAATTCAATCCATTGAGGACTTGCAGGGATCGGTCGTCAAGATACAGAATGACCAGCCGATTTTGCTACGGGATGTGGCCACTGTGCAGACTGGAGCCGCTCTGAAGCGGGGTGATGCCAGCCTGAATGGTCAGCCAGCGGTGGTGTTGATGATTAATAAGCAGCCAGCAGTGGATACACCCACCGTCACTAAAACAGTTGAGGATGTGATCGCTGATTTGCGAGCCACCTTCCCAGGAGATGTGCAGGTGACCCGCACGTTTCGGCAGGCTAACTTCATTGATTTGGCTATTCGCAATGTCAGCGGCTCTCTCCTGCAGGGGGTGGTGATCGTATCAGTGATCCTGTTGCTGTTTTTGATGAACTGGCGCACGGCGATTATCACCCTCAGCGCCATTCCTCTATCGCTGCTGATTGGCCTACTGTTCATGAAAGCCTTTGGCCTGGGCATCAACACGATGACCTTGGGGGGGCTCGTAGTTGCCATCGGCTCGGTGGTGGACGATGCAATTGTGGATATGGAGAACTGCTATCGTGGTCTGCGCCAGAATCAGGCCCAGGGCAATCCCAAACCTTCTTTTCAAGTGGTGTTTGATACCTCAGTTCAGGTACGGCTAGCAGTGATTTTTTCCACGGTGATTATTGTCGTCGTGTTTGCTCCTATCTTTAGCTTGACCGGGGTGGAGGGTCGCATCTTTGCCCCAATGGGACTGGCCTATCTGTTCTCAATTCTGGCTTCCACTCTAGTGGCGATGACCTTATCGCCTGCCCTCTGTGCCATTTTGCTAGCAAATCAGAATTTGCCCCAGGAAGGTACGTTCGTGTCACGATTGGCCGAACAGCTCTATCGACCGCTGCTGAGGTTGTCAATGCGAGTCCCTCAGCTTATTCTCGCCCTGGCTCTAGCGGCCTTGGTGGCAGTCGCAGTGATCGTGCCGTCATTGGGGCGGGTGTTTCTGCCAGAGTTTCAGGAAACATCTCTTGTAAATTCAATGGTGCTGTTTCCCGGCATCTCGCTGGATATCACCAATGGCGCGGGCAATGCCCTGGCCAACTCTTTGAAGGACAATCCTCTGTATAAATGGGTGCAGGTAAGGGCTGGTCGTTCTCCGGGCGATGCTGATGGTGCGGGTGTGAACATGGCCCACGTCGATATCGAACTCAGCGACCAAGCCTTGAAGGATCGGGACGCTAGCGTTAAGCAACTGCGAGAAGCATTCCTGAAACTGCCTGGGGTCGCGCCTAACGTGGGTGGGTTTATCTCTCACCGGATGGATGAGGTCCTCTCTGGGGTACGGAGCGCAATTGCGATCAAAATCTTTGGTCCGGACCTGGCCGAACTTCGGAGTATTGGTGAACAGGTACGCGATACCGTCGAACCGATTGCAGGGATAGTGGATTTACAGCTTGAGCCTCAACTGCCCATTCGCCAGGTGCAGATTCAGTACGATCGGAAAGCCGCAGCGGGCTATGGTCTGACGATGGCCCAACTCTCGACCGTGGTGGAAACGGCCCTGAACGGTCGGGTTGTTTCTCAGGTGCCAGAAGATCAGCAGTTGATTGATATTACCGTCACATTGCCCGAATCGGCTCGCAGTAGCTTGGATGCCATCAGTGCCATTCCCCTTTCGACATCAACAGGAGAAGTGATTTCACTAGGTGATGTGGCTAAGGTTGGCTATGGTATGGGGGCAAATGTCGTCAACCGCGAAGATGTGTCTCGCCTGATTGTGGTGTCGGCAAACGTTTCTGATCGAGATCTGGGCAGCGTCGTTAGTGATATCCAAACCCAGATCCAAGAGAAGGTGCAATTGCCCAAAGGCTACTTCATTCAGTATGGTGGGCAGTTCGAGGCAGAGCAAAGCGCCACTAATAATCTGTTGGTGTACAGCATTCTGGCGGCGATTGCGATTGCGGTGCTGATGTTCCTCTCCATCAAATCCCTCCCTGCAACCGTGGCGATCATGATCAACCTACCCCTAGCACTGGTAGGGGGAATCGTCTCTATCCTATTGACAGGTGGTGTTATGTCAGTAGCCTCATTGATCGGTTTCATCACCCTGTTTGGGGTGGCCGTTCGCAATGGTTTATTGCTGGTGGACAATTACAACAGCAAGTTTGCTGAGGGATTGCCACTCCAGAAAGCGGTGTTCCACGGTTCACTAGAACGAGTAAACGCCATTCTGATGACAGCCTTGACCTCAGCCCTGGGGATGTTGCCCCTGGCAATCACCAACGGTGCAGGCAACGAAATCCTCCAGCCATTGGCGATTGTTGTCCTGGGAGGGTTGTTCACCTCCACAGCTCTCACTTTGCTGGTGATTCCGGCCCTCTATGCCCGGTTTGGTCGCTGGTTTATGCCCAAGCCTATCCGGACAGATATAAAGACAGCACAGGCCCATAACAGTGCATCAATATCGAAAGTCATTGACTGA
- a CDS encoding IS630 family transposase — MLAQFKLRFTQSTRKKIEAKLRQAYGSQNLRLVKRISALLQLGQGGSVAQVAETLALGEQTIRDYLHAFLKRGIASFRYKASQGRRSKLTPRQRQQLKSWIKAGPLKAGYECGCWSALMVQDLIAKRFNVSYHPHYVSTLLRNLGFSFQRARFVAAHLNEAKRQEWMTHKWPEILRLSAAKDALILFGDEASFAQWGSLSYTWSLRGDQPTLPTSGKRKAYKVFGLIDYHSGQFFYQGQTGRFNSEGYTAFLTQVLQQTHKHIILIQDGARYHTSKATKQFFDQQSARLTPFQLPTYSPDFNPIEFLWKKLKKRSTHLRFFKQFDDLVQQVDEGLLYFSQTPNEITVLMGKYCKTLGTQAA; from the coding sequence ATGCTCGCACAATTCAAACTGCGCTTTACCCAATCAACACGCAAAAAGATTGAAGCTAAACTGCGCCAGGCATACGGGAGTCAGAATTTACGTCTGGTCAAACGTATTAGTGCTTTATTGCAGCTTGGTCAAGGTGGTTCAGTGGCACAGGTAGCTGAAACATTGGCACTAGGCGAACAAACGATCAGGGATTATCTGCATGCATTTCTAAAACGAGGTATCGCTAGCTTTAGATACAAAGCGTCTCAAGGACGTCGCAGCAAACTCACTCCACGGCAACGACAACAGCTCAAGTCATGGATTAAAGCAGGTCCGCTCAAAGCTGGATACGAGTGTGGTTGTTGGAGTGCATTAATGGTTCAAGACCTGATTGCGAAACGCTTCAATGTTTCCTATCATCCCCATTATGTGAGTACTCTACTGAGGAACTTAGGCTTTTCATTTCAAAGAGCACGGTTTGTTGCAGCTCATCTCAATGAAGCCAAGCGACAAGAATGGATGACACACAAATGGCCTGAGATTTTGCGTTTATCAGCAGCCAAAGATGCCCTAATTTTATTTGGGGATGAGGCCAGTTTTGCGCAGTGGGGGTCGTTAAGCTACACCTGGAGTCTTCGTGGAGACCAGCCAACATTGCCCACCAGTGGTAAACGGAAGGCTTACAAGGTGTTTGGATTAATTGATTATCATTCTGGTCAGTTCTTCTATCAAGGTCAGACGGGACGCTTCAATTCTGAAGGGTATACTGCTTTTCTAACTCAAGTACTCCAGCAGACTCACAAGCATATTATTCTCATTCAGGACGGGGCTAGATATCACACCAGTAAAGCAACTAAGCAGTTCTTTGACCAGCAATCCGCTCGCCTTACTCCTTTCCAATTACCCACATATTCTCCTGACTTCAACCCAATTGAATTCTTGTGGAAGAAACTCAAAAAACGCAGCACACACCTACGGTTCTTCAAGCAATTTGATGACTTAGTTCAGCAGGTCGATGAGGGGCTACTGTACTTTAGTCAGACTCCCAATGAAATTACTGTCTTAATGGGCAAATATTGCAAAACCTTGGGTACACAAGCTGCCTAG
- the rppB gene encoding two-component system sensor histidine kinase RppB: MNSQQLFRRSRLRLAAWYALVMGGILGLLGLGMAHILVQANWAALEREIESSAGTLHDSLEPMLPPAQDPTGVLQQIFPDLCVVEQPCEPNPSLIQRHTLGISDRTTYYIRLFDNQGNLLAYSPNQPESLSSTLNPDTWQTLQTKDSHRYHQFTTILHGAAHTHALDEEPHKAPSWGYLQVGRTLAAFDAERQRLQWILIGGLPLALGLVAVSSWWLSGRAMQPIYQSYRQQQQFTANAAHELRSPLASLLATVEAILRLPPTQSEQVPTLLKTVERQGHRLSQLVTDLLLLTSLEQNTTAQPPQPCCLNDIVADLAEEFAELAATTQIHLNHQIPDIEIRIMGQESQLYRLVSNLMANAIQYTPPGGSVMVCLAAHDRIATIAVKDTGIGIPLEAQSHVFERFYRVNSDRSRQTGGMGLGLAIAKAIVQRHRGQLALDSEMGQGSVFTISLPS, translated from the coding sequence ATGAATAGCCAACAGCTTTTTCGTCGGAGTCGCCTGCGGTTAGCCGCCTGGTATGCCCTGGTCATGGGAGGGATTTTGGGCCTATTGGGCTTGGGAATGGCCCACATTCTGGTGCAAGCGAACTGGGCCGCACTAGAGCGTGAAATTGAGTCCAGTGCGGGGACGTTGCACGATAGCCTAGAACCAATGCTGCCCCCTGCACAAGACCCGACAGGGGTGCTGCAGCAAATCTTTCCTGATCTGTGTGTAGTAGAGCAACCCTGTGAACCTAATCCATCTCTGATTCAACGCCACACCTTAGGAATTAGCGATCGGACCACGTATTACATTCGCCTATTCGATAACCAGGGAAACCTGCTGGCCTATTCCCCCAATCAGCCAGAATCGCTGTCTTCCACCCTAAACCCCGATACCTGGCAAACCCTACAAACCAAAGATAGCCACCGCTATCACCAGTTCACCACCATTCTTCACGGTGCGGCCCACACCCATGCTCTCGATGAGGAACCTCACAAAGCTCCCTCCTGGGGATATCTTCAGGTGGGACGGACCCTTGCCGCTTTTGATGCAGAACGGCAGCGGTTGCAGTGGATTTTAATTGGGGGCTTACCCTTGGCATTGGGGTTGGTTGCCGTTTCGAGTTGGTGGCTATCGGGTAGGGCAATGCAGCCGATTTATCAGTCCTACCGACAGCAGCAGCAGTTTACCGCCAATGCTGCCCATGAGTTGCGGTCGCCCCTTGCCAGCCTTCTTGCTACGGTAGAAGCTATTCTCCGTCTACCACCAACACAGTCGGAACAAGTGCCAACGTTGTTGAAAACGGTGGAGCGTCAGGGTCATCGTTTAAGTCAGCTTGTGACCGATCTTCTCTTGTTGACCAGTCTGGAGCAAAATACTACGGCACAACCGCCCCAACCTTGCTGCTTGAACGATATCGTTGCCGACTTGGCAGAGGAATTTGCAGAGTTAGCTGCCACAACCCAAATCCATCTCAATCATCAGATACCCGATATCGAAATCCGCATCATGGGTCAGGAATCGCAACTCTATCGCCTGGTGTCTAACCTGATGGCCAATGCGATTCAGTACACGCCACCAGGTGGTTCGGTCATGGTGTGTTTAGCTGCTCACGATCGTATTGCCACTATTGCCGTCAAAGATACGGGAATTGGCATTCCTCTAGAAGCGCAAAGCCATGTTTTTGAACGCTTTTATCGAGTGAACAGCGATCGCTCTCGTCAAACTGGGGGTATGGGGTTAGGACTTGCCATTGCTAAAGCAATTGTGCAACGGCACCGGGGGCAACTTGCCCTTGATAGTGAGATGGGGCAAGGCAGTGTATTTACTATTTCGCTTCCTTCTTGA
- a CDS encoding glutaredoxin, with the protein MTTLNTTQTTVRLYRMSTPDHDCPWGLKAINLLNEQSIEYEDHQLRSMEEVEAFKAKYDVPTTPQIFFGEERIGGYTDLAQHFGVEVESADYSYTPVIALFSTAGLITLATSLEMTGFMGVSLSMLASLKLMDLDAFVEGFQKYDLITKTFKPYGRTYPFAELLIGLGFLSGVAPLLTGISSLLIGVNGAISVFKAVYIDKLALNCACVGGNTKTPLGIISFAENAIMAGMGAFLIFAATTEGKPESTRLPEPLPSAIVQLHNEIAWPETVIIHSR; encoded by the coding sequence ATGACGACCTTAAACACAACCCAGACAACTGTTAGACTCTATCGAATGTCTACCCCAGACCATGACTGTCCCTGGGGCCTGAAGGCCATCAATTTGCTCAATGAGCAAAGCATTGAGTATGAAGACCACCAATTGCGCTCTATGGAAGAGGTGGAGGCATTTAAAGCAAAATATGACGTTCCCACCACGCCGCAAATTTTTTTTGGAGAGGAACGTATCGGTGGCTATACCGATCTGGCCCAACATTTTGGTGTGGAAGTTGAGTCTGCTGACTACTCCTACACACCTGTGATTGCCCTCTTCTCCACGGCTGGTTTAATTACCCTTGCAACCTCGTTAGAAATGACAGGTTTTATGGGGGTATCACTATCGATGCTGGCATCCCTGAAGCTGATGGATCTAGATGCCTTTGTCGAAGGATTTCAAAAGTATGACCTTATTACCAAAACATTCAAACCCTATGGTAGAACTTACCCCTTTGCGGAACTGCTGATTGGCCTAGGTTTCTTATCTGGAGTGGCACCACTGTTAACCGGAATTAGTTCTCTGTTGATTGGAGTCAATGGTGCTATCTCAGTGTTCAAGGCAGTTTATATCGATAAGCTGGCGTTGAATTGTGCTTGTGTGGGTGGGAATACAAAGACACCACTGGGTATCATCAGCTTTGCCGAAAACGCGATTATGGCTGGTATGGGAGCATTCCTGATCTTCGCAGCAACTACTGAAGGTAAGCCAGAATCTACTCGTTTGCCAGAGCCATTACCCTCTGCCATTGTTCAACTTCATAATGAAATAGCTTGGCCTGAGACAGTTATAATCCACTCCAGATAA
- a CDS encoding cobalt transporter, with the protein MKQLPLLSSILALSLAMSTPAALAHVGHGDEFQAEGGVNRVEVNTQTDSLLGIKVTSIEPAADASGTVMIPVTALVEDNGRQLVFVQYENFYEPVPVTTGATKGEMVEVLEGLSVDEQLVTEGSLSLYAESRKTQATEAAPATNEAHAQADEKGDMVKGDPSEAATAEKSGGMPKTLLAAVGGGIGLSVVAIVLISNGRKKKNTLS; encoded by the coding sequence ATGAAGCAGTTGCCCTTATTGAGTTCTATTCTAGCCTTGAGCCTTGCTATGAGCACACCTGCTGCCCTGGCCCACGTGGGTCATGGCGATGAGTTCCAGGCTGAAGGCGGCGTGAATCGCGTCGAGGTCAACACTCAAACCGATTCGTTGCTCGGCATTAAGGTCACCTCTATTGAGCCTGCCGCTGATGCTAGTGGTACTGTCATGATTCCCGTGACTGCTCTGGTCGAAGATAACGGTCGGCAATTGGTATTTGTGCAGTACGAAAATTTCTATGAGCCGGTGCCCGTCACCACAGGAGCAACCAAAGGCGAAATGGTCGAAGTTTTGGAAGGGTTATCGGTTGATGAGCAGCTAGTGACTGAGGGCAGCTTGTCTCTGTATGCTGAGTCTCGCAAAACTCAAGCTACAGAAGCAGCGCCTGCAACCAATGAAGCTCATGCTCAGGCCGACGAGAAAGGCGATATGGTCAAAGGCGATCCCAGTGAAGCTGCCACCGCTGAAAAATCTGGTGGTATGCCTAAGACTCTGCTGGCTGCAGTGGGAGGCGGCATTGGGTTATCTGTCGTGGCGATTGTGTTGATCAGCAACGGTCGTAAAAAGAAAAACACCCTCTCATAA
- the rppA gene encoding two-component system response regulator RppA translates to MRVLLVEDEPDLGAAIKRTLTQEAYIVDWVQDGLEAWGYLESQWAQYTLAIFDWLLPGLSGVELCQHLRTQNSPLPILMLTAKDRPEDTAEGLDAGADDYLVKPFRKIELLARLRALQRRSPYFQPQQLQVGRLTLDYGTHNVSIADVDGQVPQSVLLTHKEFQLLEYFMQHPTQIVTRDQILNQLWGADAYAVSNVVAALMRQLRRKLSEQGCENAIETIYGVGYRLSL, encoded by the coding sequence ATGCGAGTTCTACTGGTCGAAGATGAACCAGATTTAGGCGCTGCCATCAAGCGCACTCTCACCCAAGAAGCCTATATCGTTGATTGGGTTCAAGATGGTTTAGAGGCTTGGGGCTACCTGGAGAGTCAGTGGGCACAATATACTCTCGCCATTTTTGATTGGCTATTGCCAGGACTCTCCGGCGTGGAGCTGTGTCAACACCTCCGCACTCAGAATAGCCCCCTACCTATATTGATGTTGACGGCAAAAGATCGCCCGGAAGACACCGCCGAAGGCTTAGATGCGGGAGCCGACGATTATTTAGTCAAGCCTTTTCGTAAGATTGAGCTTTTGGCCCGACTGCGAGCATTGCAGCGACGTTCCCCCTACTTTCAACCTCAGCAACTCCAGGTAGGACGGCTAACCTTAGACTATGGGACTCACAACGTCTCTATCGCGGACGTAGATGGGCAAGTCCCGCAAAGTGTTCTCCTGACCCACAAAGAATTTCAACTCCTAGAATATTTCATGCAGCATCCAACGCAGATTGTGACCCGCGATCAGATCCTCAACCAGCTCTGGGGGGCTGATGCTTATGCTGTTAGTAATGTGGTGGCCGCCCTCATGCGTCAACTGCGGCGCAAGCTTTCTGAACAGGGCTGTGAAAATGCCATTGAGACGATCTATGGTGTTGGCTATCGTCTCAGCCTATGA
- a CDS encoding heavy metal-responsive transcriptional regulator has translation MTTAIRLKIGEVRRQTGVAVGALRYYESLALIHSERGDNGYRYYPQETVRQVQFIKKAQTLGFSLEEIREILNIHQQGDIPCEWVQSLLQDKIEQLDHQIQQMITFKSELEHYRDRWVTNQPRPQTDDICPLIATVSL, from the coding sequence ATGACAACAGCCATACGCCTGAAAATTGGTGAGGTTCGACGGCAAACTGGGGTTGCTGTTGGGGCATTACGATATTACGAAAGCTTGGCGTTAATCCACTCAGAACGCGGAGACAATGGCTACCGCTACTATCCCCAAGAGACTGTGCGGCAGGTGCAGTTTATCAAGAAAGCACAAACCTTGGGTTTCTCCCTAGAAGAGATTCGGGAAATCCTCAACATTCACCAACAAGGAGATATTCCTTGTGAATGGGTTCAATCCCTGCTTCAAGACAAGATTGAACAGCTTGACCATCAAATCCAGCAGATGATCACCTTTAAATCCGAATTGGAACACTATCGAGATCGCTGGGTGACCAACCAGCCTCGACCTCAAACCGATGATATCTGCCCTCTGATTGCAACGGTTTCCTTGTAA
- the rppA gene encoding two-component system response regulator RppA — translation MRILLVEDEEDLGLAIKQVLVGEKYVVDWVTDGAQAWHCLESQWTDYTVAIFDWLLPELSGLELCQRLRARQNPLPVLMLTALGQPENRIAGLDAGADDYLVKPFVMEELLARLRALQRRSPQLKPQQLTVGVFTLDDANTLLQIDLPDQPVQEIPLTLKEFQVLAYLMENCDRIIPGSKLRSQLWDIDEEPISNVVAAQIRLLRRKFDRYDCDCPIETVPGQGYRFRISP, via the coding sequence ATGCGGATTCTACTGGTAGAAGACGAAGAAGATTTGGGACTGGCGATTAAGCAAGTGCTGGTCGGGGAAAAGTACGTGGTGGACTGGGTTACTGACGGGGCGCAAGCATGGCACTGCTTGGAAAGCCAGTGGACGGATTACACTGTGGCGATTTTTGACTGGCTGCTGCCAGAACTCTCCGGCCTAGAGCTATGTCAGCGACTCAGAGCACGTCAAAATCCACTCCCAGTGTTGATGCTGACTGCTTTGGGACAACCTGAAAATCGCATCGCTGGGCTGGATGCGGGAGCCGACGATTATTTGGTGAAACCCTTCGTCATGGAGGAACTGTTAGCACGACTGCGGGCCTTACAGCGGCGATCTCCCCAGTTAAAGCCCCAACAGTTAACCGTGGGTGTTTTTACCCTAGATGATGCTAACACGCTGCTTCAAATCGACCTCCCCGATCAGCCTGTCCAGGAGATTCCTCTCACACTGAAAGAGTTTCAGGTGTTGGCCTACCTGATGGAAAATTGTGATCGTATCATCCCCGGCAGTAAGCTACGCTCCCAGTTATGGGACATTGACGAAGAACCCATCAGTAATGTCGTCGCCGCTCAGATCCGCCTGTTGCGCCGCAAGTTTGACCGCTATGACTGCGATTGTCCCATCGAAACAGTACCGGGGCAGGGATATCGCTTTAGGATATCCCCATGA